A genomic region of Procambarus clarkii isolate CNS0578487 chromosome 30, FALCON_Pclarkii_2.0, whole genome shotgun sequence contains the following coding sequences:
- the LOC138369921 gene encoding UDP-3-O-acylglucosamine N-acyltransferase-like — protein MRIVTTIVTQILVEDGVLVEDGVLVEDGVLVEDDVLVEDGVLVEDGVLVEDGVRVEDGVLVEDGVLVEDGVFVKDGVFVKDGVLVEDGVRVEDGVLVEDDVLVEDGVLVEDGVLVEDDVLVEDGVLVEDDVLVEDGVLVEDGVLVEDGVLVEDGVLVEDGVLVEDGVLLEDGVLVEDGVLVEDGVLVEDGVLVEDGVLVEDDVLVEDGVLVEDGVLVEDDVLVEDGVLVEDGVLVEDDVLVEDGVLVEDDVLVEDGVLVEDGVLVEDGVLVEDGVLVEDGVLVEDGVLVEDGVLVEDGVLVEDGVLVEDGVLVEDGVLVEDGVLVEDGVLVEDSVVVEDGVVVEDGVVVEDSVLVEDGVLVEDGVLVEDGAIVGDGVLVEDGVVVEDGVVVIDGVLVEDGVVVEGGVLVEDSVLVEDGVLVEDCVVVEDGVVVEDGVGLVDGVVVEDGVVVEDGVLVEDGVLVEDGVLVEDSV, from the exons ATGAGGATTGTAACGACGATTGTGACCCAAA TCCTGGTGGAGGATGGTGTCCTGGTGGAGGATGGTGTCCTGGTGGAGGATGGTGTCCTGGTGGAGGATGATGTCCTGGTGGAGGATGGTGTCCTGGTGGAGGATGGTGTCCTGGTGGAGGATGGTGtccgtgtggaggatggtgtcctGGTGGAGGATGGTGTCCTTGTGGAGGATGGTGTCTTTGTGAAGGATGGTGTCTTTGTGAAGGATGGTGTCCTGGTGGAGGATGGTGtccgtgtggaggatggtgtcctGGTGGAGGATGATGTCCTGGTGGAGGATGGTGTCCTGGTGGAGGATGGTGTCCTGGTGGAGGATGATGTCCTGGTGGAGGATGGTGTCCTGGTGGAGGATGATGTCCTGGTGGAGGATGGTGTCCTGGTGGAGGATGGTGTCCTGGTGGAGGATGGTGTCCTGGTGGAGGATGGTGTCCTGGTGGAGGATGGTGTCCTTGTGGAGGATGGTGTCCTTCTGGAGGATGGTGTCCTGGTGGAGGATGGTGTCCTGGTGGAGGATGGTGTCCTGGTGGAGGATGGTGTCCTGGTGGAGGATGGTGTCCTGGTGGAGGATGATGTCCTGGTGGAGGATGGTGTCCTGGTGGAGGATGGTGTCCTGGTGGAGGATGATGTCCTGGTGGAGGATGGTGTCCTGGTGGAGGATGGTGTCCTGGTGGAGGATGATGTCCTGGTGGAGGATGGTGTCCTGGTGGAGGATGATGTCCTGGTGGAGGATGGTGTCCTGGTGGAGGATGGTGTCCTGGTGGAGGATGGTGTCCTTGTGGAGGATGGTGTCCTGGTGGAGGATGGTGTCCTGGTGGAGGATGGTGTCCTGGTGGAGGATGGTGTCCTGGTGGAGGATGGTGTCCTGGTGGAGGATGGTGTCCTGGTGGAGGATGGTGTCCTGGTGGAGGATGGTGTCCTGGTGGAGGATGGTGTCCTGGTGGAGGATGGTGTCCTGGTGGAGGATAGTGtcgtggtggaggatggtgtcgtggtggaggatggtgtcgTGGTGGAGGATAGTGTCCTGGTGGAGGATGGTGTCCTTGTGGAGGATGGTGTCCTGGTGGAGGATGGTGCCATAGTGGGTGATGGTGTCCTTGTCGAGGATGGTGtcgtggtggaggatggtgtcgTGGTGATTGATGGTGTCCTGGTGGAGGATGGTgtcgtggtggagggtggtgtcctggtggAGGATAGTGTCCTGGTGGAGGATGGTGTCCTGGTGGAGGATTGTGtcgtggtggaggatggtgtcgtggtggaggatggtgtcgGGTTGGTGGATGGTGtcgtggtggaggatggtgtcgtggtggaggatggtgtccTGGTGGAGGATGGTGTCCTGGTGGAGGATGGTGTCCTGGTGGAGGATAGTGTCTAA
- the LOC138369922 gene encoding cerebellar degeneration-related antigen 1-like: protein MVIVVEDGAVVEDGVVVQYGVVVEDGVLVEAGVLVEDGVLVEDSVLVEDGVVVKDDVRVEDGVLIEDGVLVEDDVLVEDDVVVEDGVLVEDAVLVEDAVLVEDGVLVEDAVLVEDGVLVEDGVLVENSV from the coding sequence ATGGTGATCGTGGTGGAGGATGGTGccgtggtggaggatggtgtcgTGGTGCAGTATGGTGTCGTTGTTGAGGATGGTgtcctggtggaggctggtgtccTGGTGGAGGATGGTGTCCTGGTGGAGGATAGTGTCCTGGTGGAGGATGGTGTCGTGGTGAAGGATGATGTCCGGGTGGAGGATGGTGTCCTGATAGAGGATGGTGTCCTGGTGGAGGATGATGTCCTGGTGGAGGATGATGtcgtggtggaggatggtgtccTGGTGGAGGATGCTGTCCTGGTGGAGGATGCTGTCCTGGTGGAGGATGGTGTCCTGGTGGAGGATGCTGTCCTGGTGGAGGATGGTGTCCTGGTGGAGGATGGTGTCCTGGTGGAGAATAGTGTCTAA